In a single window of the Brevinematales bacterium genome:
- the tgt gene encoding tRNA guanosine(34) transglycosylase Tgt, whose product MRYSVIAADRRARAGVLSLPHGELETPVFMPVGTQAAVKAVSNEELRAMDVRILLANAYHLYLRPGLDVIRQAGGLHKFMHWDGNILTDSGGFQVFSLAPLRKLTGEGVKFQSHIDGSSHFLTPEDVVRNQRDIGSDIMMALDECVEAAAEHKQTLTALERTTQWAKRSKEEFERLGIDNQTLFGIVQGGRFEDLRRESARQIVGTGFDGYAVGGLSVGEEKPLMHAMLEITDSELPEHSPRYLMGVGVPEDILEAIERGIDMFDCVFPTRAARHATVFTRDGKFPMRNKEFELDRRPIDEECGCHTCRNYTRSYIRHLFKAQEILAMNLASVHNIYFLHDLTRAARRSIIEGRFAQFKSDFLYRYANRGNARIKSLF is encoded by the coding sequence ATGCGATATTCCGTCATCGCGGCAGACCGCCGCGCCCGCGCGGGAGTATTATCCCTGCCCCACGGCGAGCTCGAGACCCCGGTATTCATGCCAGTCGGCACTCAGGCCGCGGTCAAGGCGGTATCCAACGAGGAACTTCGCGCGATGGATGTCCGCATCCTTCTCGCCAACGCGTATCATCTCTATCTTCGCCCCGGGCTGGACGTCATCCGTCAAGCCGGGGGTCTTCATAAATTCATGCACTGGGACGGCAATATCCTCACCGACAGCGGGGGATTTCAGGTCTTCTCGCTCGCCCCTCTCCGTAAACTCACCGGCGAAGGGGTCAAATTCCAATCGCATATCGACGGCTCGTCCCACTTCCTCACGCCGGAGGACGTCGTCCGCAACCAGCGCGACATCGGCTCGGATATTATGATGGCGCTCGACGAATGTGTCGAAGCCGCCGCGGAACATAAACAGACCCTCACCGCGCTCGAACGTACCACCCAATGGGCGAAACGCTCCAAAGAGGAGTTCGAAAGACTCGGTATCGATAACCAGACCCTGTTCGGCATCGTACAGGGCGGGCGTTTCGAGGACCTGCGGCGCGAGAGCGCGCGGCAGATTGTCGGGACGGGGTTCGACGGATACGCGGTCGGCGGTCTTTCGGTCGGGGAGGAAAAACCCCTGATGCACGCGATGCTCGAGATCACCGACTCGGAGCTCCCGGAGCATAGCCCGCGTTACCTGATGGGAGTGGGCGTCCCGGAGGATATCCTCGAGGCGATCGAACGGGGTATCGATATGTTCGACTGCGTCTTTCCGACACGCGCCGCCCGTCACGCGACCGTCTTCACCCGCGACGGAAAGTTCCCGATGCGCAACAAGGAGTTCGAGCTCGACCGGCGCCCTATCGACGAGGAATGCGGATGCCACACCTGCCGCAACTATACCCGTTCCTATATCCGCCACTTGTTCAAGGCGCAGGAGATCCTCGCGATGAATCTCGCGTCGGTGCACAATATCTACTTCCTGCACGACCTCACCCGCGCCGCGAGACGCTCTATTATAGAAGGGAGATTCGCGCAGTTCAAGAGCGACTTCCTGTACCGCTACGCGAACCGAGGGAACGCGCGTATAAAGTCCTTATTTTGA